ctgagttttctacacTATTGACTGTCTTGGAGGCATGTGGCGAGGCCCCGTGAACACAGACCTGCCGGCTTCAGCTTCAGCCAGTGATCAAATGCGCATGCGTGCGGGCTGGCGGGCCGTCCCGAACAGCGCGCATGCGTGCGGGCTGGCGGGCCGTCCCGAACAGCGCGCATGCGTGCGGGCTGGCAGGCCGTCCCGAACAGCGCGCATGCGTGCGGGCTGGCAGGCCGTCCCGAACAGCGCGCATGCGCTCAGCGGACAAAAAGAGTGGCGGATCGGGCGCGGGTCGGAGCGGGGTTTCAGGTGGGTTCTCGATCAGCACCGGCGTTCGCACCCTGACTCAGGGACAATCGCTGAGAGCTGCGGGCACCCCGGGGCGTTCCcgtctctctcagccccacaatCCGTCCCCGGGCCCCGGGGAGCCTTCCACCTTCCCGAAGGTGCTGGCGCCCTTGTATCGCGCATGCGCATCGCTGGGACAGCGGCGAATAGACGGGTCTCTCGTTCGTGGGGCTTCTGGGTATAGGGGCGGCCATTGCTGACATTGCTAGTGTTTTCCCACCAGTCTGTAAGGGAGGACAGGCAGAGGTAATGGGAGCAGATGGATCTCCCAGGTACTGTTATGCTTCAGCTATGTAAATCCAAAGAGTGGAAACTTGGAACCAAAATATAGTTCCAAGTTAATCTCGGACGAAGGCGctaccttccagtcactgaaaatGTCCGTTAGTgttgcaaagaaagaaagaacaaaatcttTCCATTAGCTTTAGTTCTTGAgaaaaatcacctttgttctgccTCCTCATGTCCTGGACTTTTCTTCCgtgttttgtaccattctctgggTATTGAATCACATCAAGCACCTTTGTCCCCAGTAACAAGTGACTGGATCTTTCACATCTCAAAAGTGCCACCCTCTAATGAGAAAGACTACTACCCTCCTCTTCATATCATTGGCATTGCCATGGATGAGTTCACCATCGTCAGACACCTGATGGGGTGTCAGGGGGTAAAATAATGAGAAAGTTTCCAGGATCTTTGTCATGCTGTGGGAAATGACCAGAAATTACAATAATACTAATGGAGAGAAACAAACTGAGCATATGAACAGATTGAATACAGAGAGAAAAGGTCTGTTCTGATACAGACTGTGAGAGAATTTAATGGGTGCTTGTTCCATGCCTAGTTAGAAGATGCGGAGTTGTTCTGCCGACTTGGGTTGAACCccgctgtaacagtgtgatgtcagagttcACCATAGCGACTACAGTTATGTCATTTGAAATCCTGACCTTCACCCGTTGATGTCTTTTGTACATCTTTTGACAGGTTAAGAACGGCAAAGAATTTCTTTATGGGAATATCAAACAACAACATACCAGACTTGTTGCCTCTGTCCAGATACTTAAGGTGTGACCAGATATTTCCTTTGTAACACCAACATAGCCGTTCTGCCTCCTTAGAGATGAAGGAGTATCTCATCCCAGCTGGAAATGTACTTTCTGTTTGAAATTATTTTTCCTGTTGTAACTTAGTGAAATCAACTGGAACCCGAAtgctgagaacacaccagcatttgtCCTCTAGAGATCAGGTCTGCAACTGCATTGATTGTGTGAAAGGATTCACTACATCTGACTCGATGAACTGCCAGAgcattctccttctctcagtgtgggaagggattcactcactcagcCCTCCcacagacacaccagtcagttcacgaGGAAGACGGACCATTCCTTTGTTGCCTGtgtgggaggagattcactcagatATCTGACAGCAAATTCACGCTGGTGAGAgattgttcacctgctcagattgtgggaagggattcactcactcgtcCCACCTAAAGACACACCAGtcagtccacactggggagatgccgttcacctgttcagactgtgggaaggcatttactCGGTCCTACCAAATGAAGGTccatcaacgagttcacactggggagaggccattcatctgttctgtgtgtgggaagggattcactcagtcatcccacctacaaactcaccagcgagtccacactggggagaggccattcacctgctcagattgtgggaagggattcactcactcgtcccacctacagacacaccagtcagttcacactggggagaggccattcacctgctcagactgtgggaagggattcattcggtcatctgacctattggcacaccagtcagttcacaatggggagaggccgttcacctgctcagcttGTTGGAAGGCATTCACttcatcatctcaactgaaggtacaccagcgagttcacactggggagaggccgttcgtctgctcagactgtgggaggggatttactcggtcatctcaactgaaggtacatcagcaagttcacactggggagaggccgtttacctgctctgtgtgtgggaaggggttcactcagtcatctagcCTACAgacacatcagtcagttcacactggggagaggccgttcacctgctcagactgtgggaagacgtTTCCTCGGTCATCGCAACTGAAGctgcatcagcgagttcacgctggggagtggccgttcacctgctcagactgcgggaagggattcactcagtcgtctcacctactggcacaccagcgaattcacacaggagagaggccattcatctgttctgcctgtgggaaaagattcactcagtcatctcaactgaaggtacatcagcgtgttcacatgggggagagaccgttcacctgctaaGTCTATGGGAAGAGTCCATTGGCGAGTTCACACTCAGAGGCTGCACACGTGTCCTGTGTGATCGGTCACACCTGCTGACAAGCTCACATGGGAGGCTGTTTAAATAACTCTTGTTAAATTTTTGACCATCGCATTTGGTAAATCCAGTTGTAAGTTCAAGAGTGACTATTGGTGTCGGTTTCTGCTTTTCGTCACACCTGaagcaccctggtcactgggtaTGGGAGGGGTTTGTTCTGATGATGTTAGCCATTAATTTGACTGGAGTTAAGTTAGTTCTATTTTAAACCTTGTGTCTCAGGTCCTTACTGACTCTGCAGCACCCTCAATGTACAGCCATTCTGCCTCTCTGGTCCCCGCCTTGTTTTTGTCCTGTCAGCTCCCATCACCCGGTAGTGGTGTTTTCTCCTGTGTTCTCTCAGCTTGTCCTTAAATCCATCCCTGCTGCTCACCTCCAGCTGTTCTGGATTTGGGTCCTTACTGCCTGCTTGAGGGACAACTTCCTGATGGCGGCACGTTTGGGTTGCCCTGAGACTGGCGCCTGGTTGATGGGCTGTGTGTCTGTATGATGAGGAGGGAATCAGACCCAGGGGAGCGTGGCACTATCAAGATCGGAATGCTTCTCAGTGAAACCTGTTCCACACCAAAGTCCTCATGATCCTGCGCCTCATCCAttgctcctccctcccaccccttgTCCTACTCTCAGGTCGGTTACAATCTTCGCCCTCTCTCCGTCTCTGGATTGTCTCCTTCCCGCCCCCACCCTGTCTCTGCCTCGTCCAGTTCTCCTGTTGGTGTTACAACTTCCATCCCTCACTGCAGGCCCGAGTCTTCCCCCTTACCCATCCCATCCCATGTCCTTCCACTGTTACAACTTTACGTCCATGGGTCACCCCCTTCCCTCCTACCTCCACACATCCCGTCTCTGACTTGTCCTCTTCTGCCGTCAGTGTCACCTCTTTCCCCCCTCCATTGCTGTGACCCTCCCTTCTCTCCTACTCacctgaagaagtattctaaaggtaggatGATGCAaccaatataaaagcaaaataaaagtgCATATTCCACGGTTGCATCATCCTACCTTTAGAACACTTCTTCGGGATGTATCCTGCGTCTTTTAAAATGctcctagaaactccagccattgctgctctgctgtcatccctgttaatgtgctcttccaatcaactttggccagatctctcatgcctctgtaatgtcCTTTATTACACTACAATAAAGTATAAGAAGGCATTAgtgatgcaatgttggcatttattttaaggcgaatagaatataaaagcaaggagttaatgctgaggttttataagacactaggcaggctgcacttggagtattgtcaacagttttgagcccatatctcagaaagggtgtattgtcattagagagagtcagaggaggttcataaggataaTTCCatgaatgaggagtgtttggcagctttgggcctgtactcactggaatttagaagaatgcgggggaatctcattgaaacctaccgaatattgaaaggactagatagggtggatgtggagaggatgtttctgatagtagggggtatccagaactagagggcacagcctcaaaattgaggggttaCCTTTTACAGCAGAGGTAAAGagggatttttttagccagagagcagtgaatgtgtggaatgctctgccacagactgcagtggaggccaagtccgtgggtatatttaaggcagaaattgttagtttcctgatcgatcaggacatcaaaggatatggtgagaaggcaggtgtatggggttgagtgggatccgggatcagctatgatggagtggcagagcagactcgatgggctgaatggcctaattctgctcctgtgtttaatGGTCATATACCCAACAACTGTGGATTGCTGGGAAAAAACGAAACAAAACTACTAAATAGTACTTCATTACAATGATCAATGGAGAAATGAGTGGTGGCGAAGGTGGAGGCTTAGGCTACAAATGGTGGAGAAAGTGGAGACAGAGGTGGAGGTTTGTCTGAAGCAGAGACATGGCATCCTTGAGAGTCCAGTTGTCTGATCGATTTGGGTGCCGGGCCGGACTGAAAGGGTCAGGTTGTCAGGACCATAGCTGAGGGACGGGTCAGCTCAGCCAGGTTTGCTCCGTTCTGTTTGCCGCGTCGTGACTTTTCCCCAGCTCTGCTGTGGCTGCtgtgatgactggctttgtggctttCATGAAATTTCAGTTCTAAAGCTACTTCCTTACTTCTATCGTTTACACTTTTTTAACGATCTTTTTGTGCATTGGGTATTTAACGatcttttttatgggttcttttgagcgttctttgttttttggctgcctgtgaggagatgaatctccaggttgtatactgtatacgtactttgataataaatgtcctttgatctttgaacATTTAAACTTTGAGtgctgattttagcttctccctctcaagttgcaggtgagttctatcatattatgatcactggctcctaagggttcctctaccttaagctccctaatcgaaTCCAGGTTCATTAGGcatacccaatccagaacagctgatccccatAGTCTCAACCACAAGTTGCCTAAAAAGCTATTttgaaggcattctacaaattctctctgctgGGATGCAGCACccacttgattttcccaatctacccacATATGCCCCATGATTCTTGTAATAGTGCCTTTTTGACATTATGTTTTTaactcttattgtaatttgtatcctgCATCCTGGCTACTGGTTAGTGGCCTTCCACTGGGGTCTTTTTATTCTTGTAGATTTCTCTTTCTATGAAGTTTCATATTTCACCATCAGAGCTACACAACTCCCTCTgcctctgcctgtccttttgatacaacgtgtatccttagatgctataatcttcttttagccacgactcagtgatgacGGAGGGGGCTTGATCAatcaaatgccctaattctgctcccaggtCATGAATTTTCTTCTCTGGCACCTCCCTCCCTTTGGAGGAGAAATCAATGGATCTGAATTTTAGAAACATTGTTTCTATTTAGCACTACTGATTGATATTGAATTTCTAGTCATTAAACTCATTTATTCATTAAACATTGGCACAGCTAATAGAGCATCAGGTcctctctgtacattctccctgtcacaACGTGGggttcctccctcatcccaaagaTGCCAAATTTGCCACTATAAATTGCCTCTAGTGTGCAGGTAACTGGAGAAGTTTATGAGAATAATAATTAGCACTTTGTAAAAGCACATTTATGGACCTGTAGATTGTTTATAAAGTTCTTCAGTTGCAGTATGGGAATAGCATGACAAGAAATGGGTTCTGGGTCAGAGAAACCGGGTTTACAAGTTATTAACTtgtaaggagatgagttattaacttcaaactttctgcatagtcgttcaaagagttgaactgtattTGCATGTAATgagaactgtataactcatctccttctaccttaggccacaaacttattaatgacccctgctgtggaccactttctggaggtccaagatccatatgctcaaTGACCGttagactaagtgtgtaaatgtgtgtatatgtactaggttttctaaaattgactccgtgtaccttaggccatgaacttatcaatcacccctcgtaagacCAAAAATAAAATGGTAGAATTGATGATTACTTGAAATTGCTGCAACCCGAATTGAGCCAAGTTAGCATAGCAATTAATGCGACAGTATTatagtttgggggttcagagttcatccctaaggagtttgtacattctccacatgatcgcatgggtttcctcctacagtgctaagatgtactggttagtaggttaattggtcattgtaaagctAGTGTGaaataggtggattgctgggcagtgttgGGCTGAAAGAGGCTATTCCACatcgtatctctaaataaatagatacGTAGAATGGACACTGTAACAGGCCTAGTtcgaagatcagaatcagaatcagacttcaatcgccaagtacctgtgcacatacaaggaatttacttccggcagatgttgtctctctgctcataacagatgataaatataaatgaaaatatagattatacatacaggtagtgcaatccaagtaatagttagccgacagttaaccggcagttaactgttcagcaaagtgactgcagtagggaaaaaacttctccagtgcctattagtcttagtctggagggatctgaagcgcctaccagacgaaGATGAAGAGCTTTACTGCAATCGGACTGGATAGACAAGGTCAGATTGGGAGCAATGGAGAATTAAAGTAGAAGGTAACTAGAACCTTGGGTCACATTTACATCTGGAGGTGAATGAGGATGCTGTGAATGTTTGGGTAATAGATCAGTTGAGGTCAGAGAAGGGCAACAAAGAGGcaaaagcaatttttttttgtgaaGAAATGGTTGTGCAAGTGATTGAAATGACCGTGGACGCTGGTGGAAGAGACAGCATTGAGAAAGTGGTGTATAAGTGAGGGAAATTTAGAGAAATGACCGCGGACGCTGGTGGAAGAGACAGCATTGAGAAAGTGGTGTATAAGTGAGGGAGATTTAGAGAAATGACCGCGGACGCTGGTGGAAGAGACAGCATTGAGAAAGTGGTGTATAAGTGAGGGAGCAGGTTCACTGAAGAAAAGCGCATCGAGGTTGATGTGCAGATCAAAACACAAATAGAACGTCTAGATCTGGTGGGAGGAAAGATGTATCTCGTAAAATATTAGGGAGGGCTAGGAAGTGTGAAGAGAGCAGTATCATAAAGATTTTAAAGAAGGGGCAGAGATTTGTGGTTTTGTGGcagaggtacagtacaatacataaaatatactgaaATTTTATACatataaataaaataacatataacatatagcttacagtataataagggactaTTTTTAGTAACACGTCGTTGAATGTGCTATTAGGCGCGTATTGATCTGTACGTATGTGCTAAGAGTTTGGTATCtaccagtaaagaaccatgaaacttgGCTCCTGTCTCCAGCGTTTTTATCAACAGCATTGTCGGGTAGCCAACAATAAGTAAaagaaaaatagtgagatagtgttcatgggatcattACCCATTCAGAGCtgtaccgtctggtatgggggtgctaCTGTGCAGGATCAgagtaagctgcagagaattgtaaaactagtcagctccatcatgggcactagccttcgtAGTGTCCAGGAtaccttcaagaggcagtgcctcagaaaggtggcatccattattaaggacccccatcccccaggacatgccctcttctcattgttaccatcaggtgggaggtacagaagcctgaaggcacacactcaatgattcaggaacagcttcttcccctctgctgtctgatttCTGGATGGatattgaaccaatgaacaccagctcacttctttttgttttctgtttTCGCACTCATTATTTAActagtttatatatatattcatactataatttacattttttttctattGTGTATAGCGTTGTACTACTGCAAAGTTAACTTATTTCACAAtaagctggtgatattaaatctgattctgaaaagtggaGTTTTCAGGTTTTAATCAATCACATTTAGGTACACATATTTAACTAGTTAAACAAACTGTCTATTATCACAAGTCTAATTGAAATTTTGACTATTTATTCTATACAGGTTTATTTTGCAGGCATGATCTTTCTGTGGTGTTCATGCTGGGAGGATGTGAACATTTATTGCCTGCAGGGTGGGTTCATCCCAAACTGCCAAACCTTTCCTAAATAGATCATCGTGTTCACCTGTAATTTGTTCCCTTAGTTTACCAGCTCAGTTCACTTCCACATCCATCTGGAGTTACAGCAGTTAAACACTTAGTGCTTATGGCTACGTTCCtctaatacagtcggccctccctaTCTGCGGAttggaaatatttttttaaattccagtAAGTTCCAAAAAGCAAAATTTGAATTTGCCACGCGCCAAGCACTACGCTGAATCCACGCAAAAGACGTGATGTGTAGGCATACCCTGCTGTAGTCTCTTTCCAGTACTCGGTTTGAGCATTGTTCATTCATTACTTGCATTGCGAGCgagaggaaggagcttaagggttagtaagggatggctggctggctGTGTAAAGTGCTACAGCCTCGCAGGAGGCAGCAACAGCGTTCCCggaagagctacgatggttgcgtctgtactgaacacGTGCAAACtttctttttcttgtcattattccctaaacaatacagtataacaactattcacattgtattaggtattataagtaatctagagatgatttaaagtatatgggaggatgtgcgtaggttatatgcaaacgCCATTTTAGATAAGAAacttgagcatctgcagattttgttatctgtgggggaggggggggtcctGGAACAAATCCCCTGTGGATACCGAGGGATGACTACTTTGTAATGTTTCAAAAGGGTAAATTTTAAGTCTACGATCTTTGTGTCCTTATCCAAGAGACTatttactggcattggagaggatccagaggagattcatgagagaGATccagagaatgaaagggttaatgtatgaggagtgttgtatggctctgggcctgtattcactgataCTTGTAAGAATGAGGGATTTCAATGAAACCTATTTCAAGGCCTACAAagaatggacgtggagaggatttgcctatagtggggagtcgagGGCTAGAGAGCATAGCATATGAATAAAGTgaaatccatttagaatggagatgaagaggaatttctttagccaaaggtggTGGATCTGCTCCACCATCGAGGTGGAGGTTaaatcactgagtatatttaaagcagagtttgacaggctcttgattagtgaggctaacaaaggttatgggagaaagcAGAATTGGGTTCAGAGAGATAATTAATCAACTGATagaacaggcttgatgggccaaatggtttaattctgctcctgtaactTATGGTCTtacgttacaggaaagatgttattaagctagaaagtgcagaaaagatttaccaggattttggCTGGATGTAGAGGTGTGAGTTAGTAGGAAGGGTTCTGTTGACAAGGAT
This genomic window from Hypanus sabinus isolate sHypSab1 chromosome 24 unlocalized genomic scaffold, sHypSab1.hap1 SUPER_24_unloc_4, whole genome shotgun sequence contains:
- the LOC132385513 gene encoding zinc finger protein 239-like, giving the protein MPFTCSDCGKAFTRSYQMKVHQRVHTGERPFICSVCGKGFTQSSHLQTHQRVHTGERPFTCSDCGKGFTHSSHLQTHQSVHTGERPFTCSDCGKGFIRSSDLLAHQSVHNGERPFTCSACWKAFTSSSQLKVHQRVHTGERPFVCSDCGRGFTRSSQLKVHQQVHTGERPFTCSVCGKGFTQSSSLQTHQSVHTGERPFTCSDCGKTFPRSSQLKLHQRVHAGEWPFTCSDCGKGFTQSSHLLAHQRIHTGERPFICSACGKRFTQSSQLKVHQRVHMGERPFTC